From a region of the Solanum stenotomum isolate F172 chromosome 2, ASM1918654v1, whole genome shotgun sequence genome:
- the LOC125856332 gene encoding protein IQ-DOMAIN 3-like isoform X2: MGKKGNWFSSVKKALGSGNKKKDKKQKSEKWSEKQQSNEMDSSNAETALVSPAPPTPPPVEQMKLMEAENEQNKHAYSVAIATAVAAEAAVAAAQAAAEVVRLTAAACSSGKSKEEIAAIRIQTAFRGYLARRALKALRGLVRLKTMIQGQSVKRQATSTLRCMQTLARVQSQVRARRIRMSEENQTLQRQLQQKHEKEQEKLKASSQSGDDWNDSTRSKEQVDAHLQMKQEAATRRERALAYAYTHQSTRRNPSKSTNQTFMDPNNPHWGWSWLERWMAARPWEDKCAMDKEPNSDEVAAESPASHSTAVAAITHRDFHLDNRPSPTAHKQSRPPSRQSPSTPRSKTGRIRPASPRVSNVDDDSRSMTSAQSERCRRHSIAGSSIRDDESLASSPSVPSYMAATESARARSCLPSPLGFEKIGTPEKGSVSSTKKRLSFSASPGGVPRRHSGPPKVEI, encoded by the exons ATGGGGAAGAAAGGAAATTGGTTTTCATCGGTGAAAAAGGCGCTTGGTTCGGGtaacaaaaagaaagataag AAACAGAAATCTGAAAAATGGTCCGAAAAGCAACAGAGCAACGAGATGGATTCTTCGAATGCAGAAACTGCATTAGTGAGTCCTGCACCCCCTACTCCTCCGCCGGTAGAGCAGATGAAATTGATGGAAGCGGAGAATGAGCAGAACAAGCACGCGTATTCGGTAGCTATTGCCACTGCTGTTGCTGCAGAAGCAGCAGTTGCTGCTGCTCAAGCTGCTGCTGAGGTTGTTCGGCTCACAGCTGCAGCCTGTAGCTCGGGTAAATCAAAGGAAGAGATTGCAGCTATAAGAATACAAACAGCTTTTCGAGGATACTTG GCTAGGAGAGCATTGAAGGCATTGAGAGGATTAGTGAGGTTGAAGACAATGATTCAAGGACAATCTGTGAAGAGACAAGCCACATCCACCTTACGGTGCATGCAGACTCTAGCTCGTGTTCAATCTCAGGTTCGTGCCAGAAGAATTAGGATGTCAGAGGAGAATCAGACACTCCAGAGACAGCTCCAACAGAAGCATGAGAAAGAGCAGGAGAAGCTGAAAGCATCTTCC CAGTCTGGAGATGATTGGAATGACAGTACACGGTCTAAGGAACAAGTTGATGCACACCTCCAGATGAAGCAGGAGGCTGCCACGAGAAGGGAAAGGGCTTTGGCTTATGCATACACACATCAG TCAACACGGAGGAATCCTTCAAAATCTACAAATCAAACATTCATGGACCCAAATAATCCCCACTGGGGCTGGAGCTGGTTGGAACGTTGGATGGCAGCACGGCCATGGGAAGATAAATGTGCAATGGATAAAGAACCTAACAGTGATGAGGTCGCTGCAGAGAGCCCAGCAAGCCATTCCACTGCTGTGGCTGCTATCACTCATCGTGATTTCCACCTTGACAATAGGCCTTCTCCAACAGCTCATAAGCAAAGCCGTCCTCCTAGCCGCCAATCACCGTCAACACCTAGATCAAAGACCGGACGAATAAGGCCAGCAAGCCCCAGGGTGAGTAATGTGGATGATGACTCTAGAAGCATGACGAGTGCACAGTCAGAACGCTGCAGGAGGCATAGTATTGCTGGTTCATCAATTAGAGATGATGAAAGCCTGGCAAGTTCCCCATCTGTTCCAAGTTACATGGCAGCAACAGAATCAGCACGAGCAAGGTCCTGCTTACCAAGTCCTTTGGGTTTCGAAAAGATAGGGACACCAGAGAAGGGAAGTGTTAGTTCTACGAAGAAGCGATTGTCATTCTCAGCATCCCCTGGTGGTGTACCAAGGAGACACTCTGGTCCACCAAAGGTAGAGATATAA
- the LOC125856332 gene encoding protein IQ-DOMAIN 3-like isoform X1, translated as MGKKGNWFSSVKKALGSGNKKKDKKKQKSEKWSEKQQSNEMDSSNAETALVSPAPPTPPPVEQMKLMEAENEQNKHAYSVAIATAVAAEAAVAAAQAAAEVVRLTAAACSSGKSKEEIAAIRIQTAFRGYLARRALKALRGLVRLKTMIQGQSVKRQATSTLRCMQTLARVQSQVRARRIRMSEENQTLQRQLQQKHEKEQEKLKASSQSGDDWNDSTRSKEQVDAHLQMKQEAATRRERALAYAYTHQSTRRNPSKSTNQTFMDPNNPHWGWSWLERWMAARPWEDKCAMDKEPNSDEVAAESPASHSTAVAAITHRDFHLDNRPSPTAHKQSRPPSRQSPSTPRSKTGRIRPASPRVSNVDDDSRSMTSAQSERCRRHSIAGSSIRDDESLASSPSVPSYMAATESARARSCLPSPLGFEKIGTPEKGSVSSTKKRLSFSASPGGVPRRHSGPPKVEI; from the exons ATGGGGAAGAAAGGAAATTGGTTTTCATCGGTGAAAAAGGCGCTTGGTTCGGGtaacaaaaagaaagataag AAGAAACAGAAATCTGAAAAATGGTCCGAAAAGCAACAGAGCAACGAGATGGATTCTTCGAATGCAGAAACTGCATTAGTGAGTCCTGCACCCCCTACTCCTCCGCCGGTAGAGCAGATGAAATTGATGGAAGCGGAGAATGAGCAGAACAAGCACGCGTATTCGGTAGCTATTGCCACTGCTGTTGCTGCAGAAGCAGCAGTTGCTGCTGCTCAAGCTGCTGCTGAGGTTGTTCGGCTCACAGCTGCAGCCTGTAGCTCGGGTAAATCAAAGGAAGAGATTGCAGCTATAAGAATACAAACAGCTTTTCGAGGATACTTG GCTAGGAGAGCATTGAAGGCATTGAGAGGATTAGTGAGGTTGAAGACAATGATTCAAGGACAATCTGTGAAGAGACAAGCCACATCCACCTTACGGTGCATGCAGACTCTAGCTCGTGTTCAATCTCAGGTTCGTGCCAGAAGAATTAGGATGTCAGAGGAGAATCAGACACTCCAGAGACAGCTCCAACAGAAGCATGAGAAAGAGCAGGAGAAGCTGAAAGCATCTTCC CAGTCTGGAGATGATTGGAATGACAGTACACGGTCTAAGGAACAAGTTGATGCACACCTCCAGATGAAGCAGGAGGCTGCCACGAGAAGGGAAAGGGCTTTGGCTTATGCATACACACATCAG TCAACACGGAGGAATCCTTCAAAATCTACAAATCAAACATTCATGGACCCAAATAATCCCCACTGGGGCTGGAGCTGGTTGGAACGTTGGATGGCAGCACGGCCATGGGAAGATAAATGTGCAATGGATAAAGAACCTAACAGTGATGAGGTCGCTGCAGAGAGCCCAGCAAGCCATTCCACTGCTGTGGCTGCTATCACTCATCGTGATTTCCACCTTGACAATAGGCCTTCTCCAACAGCTCATAAGCAAAGCCGTCCTCCTAGCCGCCAATCACCGTCAACACCTAGATCAAAGACCGGACGAATAAGGCCAGCAAGCCCCAGGGTGAGTAATGTGGATGATGACTCTAGAAGCATGACGAGTGCACAGTCAGAACGCTGCAGGAGGCATAGTATTGCTGGTTCATCAATTAGAGATGATGAAAGCCTGGCAAGTTCCCCATCTGTTCCAAGTTACATGGCAGCAACAGAATCAGCACGAGCAAGGTCCTGCTTACCAAGTCCTTTGGGTTTCGAAAAGATAGGGACACCAGAGAAGGGAAGTGTTAGTTCTACGAAGAAGCGATTGTCATTCTCAGCATCCCCTGGTGGTGTACCAAGGAGACACTCTGGTCCACCAAAGGTAGAGATATAA
- the LOC125856332 gene encoding protein IQ-DOMAIN 3-like isoform X3, with amino-acid sequence MGKKGNWFSSVKKALGSGNKKKDKKKQKSEKWSEKQQSNEMDSSNAETALVSPAPPTPPPVEQMKLMEAENEQNKHAYSVAIATAVAAEAAVAAAQAAAEVVRLTAAACSSGKSKEEIAAIRIQTAFRGYLARRALKALRGLVRLKTMIQGQSVKRQATSTLRCMQTLARVQSQVRARRIRMSEENQTLQRQLQQKHEKEQEKLKASSSGDDWNDSTRSKEQVDAHLQMKQEAATRRERALAYAYTHQSTRRNPSKSTNQTFMDPNNPHWGWSWLERWMAARPWEDKCAMDKEPNSDEVAAESPASHSTAVAAITHRDFHLDNRPSPTAHKQSRPPSRQSPSTPRSKTGRIRPASPRVSNVDDDSRSMTSAQSERCRRHSIAGSSIRDDESLASSPSVPSYMAATESARARSCLPSPLGFEKIGTPEKGSVSSTKKRLSFSASPGGVPRRHSGPPKVEI; translated from the exons ATGGGGAAGAAAGGAAATTGGTTTTCATCGGTGAAAAAGGCGCTTGGTTCGGGtaacaaaaagaaagataag AAGAAACAGAAATCTGAAAAATGGTCCGAAAAGCAACAGAGCAACGAGATGGATTCTTCGAATGCAGAAACTGCATTAGTGAGTCCTGCACCCCCTACTCCTCCGCCGGTAGAGCAGATGAAATTGATGGAAGCGGAGAATGAGCAGAACAAGCACGCGTATTCGGTAGCTATTGCCACTGCTGTTGCTGCAGAAGCAGCAGTTGCTGCTGCTCAAGCTGCTGCTGAGGTTGTTCGGCTCACAGCTGCAGCCTGTAGCTCGGGTAAATCAAAGGAAGAGATTGCAGCTATAAGAATACAAACAGCTTTTCGAGGATACTTG GCTAGGAGAGCATTGAAGGCATTGAGAGGATTAGTGAGGTTGAAGACAATGATTCAAGGACAATCTGTGAAGAGACAAGCCACATCCACCTTACGGTGCATGCAGACTCTAGCTCGTGTTCAATCTCAGGTTCGTGCCAGAAGAATTAGGATGTCAGAGGAGAATCAGACACTCCAGAGACAGCTCCAACAGAAGCATGAGAAAGAGCAGGAGAAGCTGAAAGCATCTTCC TCTGGAGATGATTGGAATGACAGTACACGGTCTAAGGAACAAGTTGATGCACACCTCCAGATGAAGCAGGAGGCTGCCACGAGAAGGGAAAGGGCTTTGGCTTATGCATACACACATCAG TCAACACGGAGGAATCCTTCAAAATCTACAAATCAAACATTCATGGACCCAAATAATCCCCACTGGGGCTGGAGCTGGTTGGAACGTTGGATGGCAGCACGGCCATGGGAAGATAAATGTGCAATGGATAAAGAACCTAACAGTGATGAGGTCGCTGCAGAGAGCCCAGCAAGCCATTCCACTGCTGTGGCTGCTATCACTCATCGTGATTTCCACCTTGACAATAGGCCTTCTCCAACAGCTCATAAGCAAAGCCGTCCTCCTAGCCGCCAATCACCGTCAACACCTAGATCAAAGACCGGACGAATAAGGCCAGCAAGCCCCAGGGTGAGTAATGTGGATGATGACTCTAGAAGCATGACGAGTGCACAGTCAGAACGCTGCAGGAGGCATAGTATTGCTGGTTCATCAATTAGAGATGATGAAAGCCTGGCAAGTTCCCCATCTGTTCCAAGTTACATGGCAGCAACAGAATCAGCACGAGCAAGGTCCTGCTTACCAAGTCCTTTGGGTTTCGAAAAGATAGGGACACCAGAGAAGGGAAGTGTTAGTTCTACGAAGAAGCGATTGTCATTCTCAGCATCCCCTGGTGGTGTACCAAGGAGACACTCTGGTCCACCAAAGGTAGAGATATAA